Proteins co-encoded in one uncultured Draconibacterium sp. genomic window:
- a CDS encoding RNA polymerase sigma-70 factor, producing MGDRDYNLFLYQLNNKELEAFEFLYRFYYKILVLYSLQFIDQEDVANDLVQEVLISLWEQELSFDSFSAVKGFLYNSVRNRSLNHLKHLKVENRYIQLKSHDNNEQEDIWKEIEEQEIYRQVFAAIEELPPRCKKVFEMHLQGKKNSEIASLLNLSIETVKTQKKRAMRHLRKRMGSLFVLMVAFDILP from the coding sequence ATGGGAGATCGGGATTACAATCTTTTTTTGTATCAGCTTAATAATAAAGAGTTAGAGGCTTTTGAGTTTCTTTATCGTTTTTATTATAAAATTCTGGTGCTGTATTCATTGCAATTTATTGATCAGGAGGATGTTGCCAATGATTTAGTCCAAGAGGTGCTGATTTCTTTGTGGGAACAGGAATTAAGTTTCGATTCGTTTTCTGCTGTAAAAGGCTTTTTGTACAATTCAGTGCGAAACCGTTCGCTTAACCATTTGAAACATTTGAAGGTTGAAAATAGGTATATTCAACTTAAAAGCCATGACAATAATGAACAGGAAGATATATGGAAGGAAATAGAGGAACAGGAAATATACCGTCAGGTATTTGCTGCAATTGAAGAACTTCCCCCGCGCTGTAAAAAAGTTTTTGAAATGCATTTACAGGGTAAAAAGAATAGTGAAATAGCATCTCTTTTAAACCTTTCAATTGAGACTGTTAAAACACAAAAAAAGAGAGCCATGCGCCATTTAAGAAAAAGGATGGGATCGCTTTTTGTCTTGATGGTGGCATTTGACATATTGCCCTGA
- a CDS encoding SusC/RagA family TonB-linked outer membrane protein, whose translation MKLSFRKYLLVPLFACCIVAMSSQFAYSQKADNNVSLNLKDATLKKLFEEIQKQTDLNFVFRSNDAQKMGGITLEVKNKPVVEVLDEVFKESGFKYKIEDKIITVRFESPPTKKKSDAKSEALQPKKLMGTITDLKNEPVTGVNIWLKGTNIGTISDVAGNYSIYVPQDSSYVLQFTFIGMKKQEIAYNGQLVLNVKMEDDVSELGEVSVVATGMFTRNTETYTGATRTFRKEDLQRMGNQNILQNLKILDPSFVVAENVDLGSDPNKLPDIQLRGASSLAVDIEGEYATSPNQPLFILNGFETRVEKVYDMDMNLVSSITLLKDAAAKAIYGSKAANGVVIIETVQPEKGKLRASYSGSVDITAPDLTSYNLTNAAEKLQAEVLAGKYTSLNAYTQAELTKQYNELYKEVVRGVNTDWLSQPLRLGIGQKHSLYLDGGDEAMRYSANLSYNNVAGVMIGSSRTTISGNITLAYRYKSLSFRNHLSIDDNEAKNSPYGSFSDYSNMNPYWRIHNEDGNLIKEYGNGVYNPLFNASLKSKDLSNYTSITENFYGEWNVDDNLRITTRVGYTQNLSGSDVFIPASNTRYADISPSSAEYLLRGQYTQTKGESVSVSADAGVAYSIQKDKHQLFTNLMYNIEQLVSETSGMTVVGFPSDKMDYISFGSQFREGSSASGDENSVRSVGGIGSVNYSYDNRYLADASYRLNGSSMFGAKERWGSFWSLGLGWNVHHEAFMRDVKLIDQLKVRGSVGYTGSQNFNSYQAISTYSYITNRTYNGDMGLILKGLANENLKWQQVYDRNIGADMSLLNSRLQVRFDLYNSTTTNLLTDVTLPPSNGFPTYRENLGETTNKGFEFYTSYRVWHNEGTSNSLNLFFGINHNTNKISKISDSLEKLNEQQDENKQETGGDDEAVKAQQKPSTRYEEGQSMTAIWAVRSMGIDPITGKEVFLKKDGTTTYDWSTDDQVVCGDNTPKFRGNFGGNLRYEGLELSLAFTYKFGGQIYNSTLVGKVENVDVLNNNVDKRVLTERWNTPGIPAKYKGITDYSITKPTSRFVQDLNEIVFSSVNIGYNFSKTKLVKEGPVEYLKVSFNMNDVARISSVKQEFGLSYPRARVFSFLVQARF comes from the coding sequence ATGAAGCTCAGTTTTAGAAAATACTTATTAGTACCACTGTTTGCTTGCTGCATTGTAGCTATGTCAAGTCAGTTTGCGTACTCTCAGAAAGCAGACAACAACGTTTCGCTGAATCTTAAGGATGCGACATTAAAAAAGCTATTTGAAGAAATTCAGAAACAAACCGATCTAAACTTCGTGTTTCGTTCAAACGATGCTCAAAAAATGGGGGGCATCACTTTAGAGGTTAAGAATAAACCTGTTGTTGAAGTACTTGATGAGGTTTTTAAAGAAAGTGGATTTAAATATAAGATTGAAGACAAGATAATTACAGTCAGGTTTGAATCCCCACCTACAAAAAAAAAGAGTGATGCGAAAAGTGAGGCTTTACAACCCAAAAAGTTAATGGGAACAATTACCGATTTGAAAAATGAACCTGTAACCGGTGTTAATATTTGGTTGAAAGGAACTAATATTGGAACAATATCTGATGTTGCCGGGAATTATTCAATTTATGTTCCGCAGGATTCCTCGTATGTATTGCAATTTACTTTCATTGGTATGAAAAAACAGGAAATTGCGTATAACGGGCAATTGGTTTTGAACGTAAAAATGGAGGATGATGTTTCAGAGCTTGGTGAGGTTTCGGTTGTGGCAACCGGAATGTTTACCCGTAATACTGAAACTTATACCGGAGCAACACGAACATTTCGGAAAGAAGATTTGCAAAGAATGGGTAACCAGAATATTCTTCAGAATCTTAAAATTCTGGATCCTTCATTTGTTGTTGCCGAAAATGTTGATTTGGGAAGTGACCCTAATAAATTACCCGATATTCAGTTAAGAGGCGCTTCAAGTTTAGCCGTTGACATAGAAGGAGAATATGCGACTTCGCCTAATCAGCCTCTTTTTATTTTAAATGGTTTCGAAACAAGAGTTGAAAAGGTTTATGACATGGACATGAACCTGGTGAGCAGTATTACCTTATTAAAAGATGCAGCTGCTAAAGCAATTTACGGTTCGAAAGCTGCAAATGGTGTGGTTATCATCGAAACTGTTCAGCCTGAAAAAGGAAAATTGAGAGCCAGTTATAGCGGAAGTGTTGATATCACTGCTCCTGATTTAACATCGTATAACCTAACTAATGCTGCTGAAAAATTGCAGGCCGAAGTGTTGGCCGGAAAATATACTTCGCTTAATGCTTATACACAGGCCGAACTTACCAAACAATACAACGAATTGTATAAAGAAGTGGTGAGGGGCGTTAATACCGATTGGCTGTCGCAGCCGCTGCGTCTGGGAATTGGTCAGAAACATAGTCTTTATCTTGATGGTGGCGACGAGGCAATGCGCTATTCTGCAAACCTGAGTTATAATAATGTTGCCGGTGTTATGATTGGTTCTTCACGAACAACTATCTCGGGAAATATTACGCTGGCATATCGCTATAAGAGTCTTTCTTTCCGGAATCATTTATCAATAGATGACAATGAGGCTAAAAATTCTCCTTATGGTAGTTTCTCCGACTATTCAAATATGAATCCGTATTGGAGAATACACAACGAAGACGGAAATCTGATTAAAGAATACGGTAACGGAGTTTACAATCCACTTTTTAATGCAAGCCTTAAAAGCAAAGATTTAAGTAACTACACATCAATTACCGAAAATTTTTATGGAGAGTGGAATGTGGATGATAATCTTCGGATAACTACCCGGGTTGGTTATACTCAGAACTTAAGCGGAAGCGATGTATTTATTCCTGCATCGAATACCCGATATGCAGATATTTCTCCATCATCAGCCGAATACTTATTGCGTGGGCAATATACCCAAACAAAAGGAGAAAGCGTTTCTGTAAGTGCAGATGCCGGGGTGGCCTATTCAATTCAAAAAGATAAGCACCAACTTTTCACCAACCTGATGTACAATATTGAACAATTGGTCTCTGAAACATCAGGAATGACAGTGGTAGGTTTTCCTTCTGATAAAATGGATTACATCTCTTTTGGAAGTCAGTTTCGGGAAGGGAGTAGCGCATCTGGCGACGAAAACTCTGTCCGCAGTGTTGGAGGAATTGGTTCAGTAAACTATTCTTACGATAATCGTTATCTGGCTGACGCTTCTTATCGTTTAAACGGATCTTCAATGTTTGGGGCAAAAGAACGTTGGGGAAGTTTTTGGTCGTTGGGATTGGGATGGAATGTGCATCATGAGGCGTTTATGCGGGATGTGAAATTAATCGACCAGCTAAAAGTCAGGGGCTCAGTCGGGTACACCGGATCGCAAAACTTTAATTCGTACCAGGCAATTTCAACCTATTCGTACATAACCAACAGAACGTATAATGGCGACATGGGACTTATTCTGAAGGGGTTGGCAAACGAAAACCTGAAATGGCAACAGGTTTATGACCGAAATATTGGTGCCGATATGAGCCTTCTGAATAGTAGGTTGCAGGTTCGTTTCGACTTATATAATTCAACAACTACCAATTTGTTGACAGATGTAACACTGCCTCCTTCGAATGGTTTTCCAACCTATCGCGAAAATTTGGGCGAAACCACGAACAAAGGCTTTGAATTTTATACAAGCTATAGGGTGTGGCATAACGAGGGAACCAGTAACTCATTGAACTTATTCTTTGGCATTAATCATAATACCAACAAAATCTCTAAAATTTCCGATTCATTGGAAAAGCTCAACGAGCAACAGGATGAAAATAAGCAGGAAACAGGAGGAGATGATGAAGCGGTTAAGGCTCAGCAAAAACCTTCCACCCGTTATGAGGAAGGCCAAAGCATGACGGCAATTTGGGCGGTGCGCTCAATGGGAATTGATCCAATAACGGGGAAAGAAGTTTTTCTGAAAAAAGATGGAACAACAACATACGACTGGAGTACCGATGACCAGGTTGTTTGTGGCGATAATACGCCAAAATTCCGTGGAAATTTTGGAGGTAATTTACGGTACGAAGGTTTAGAATTGAGCCTTGCTTTTACCTATAAATTCGGAGGACAGATTTACAACAGTACCCTTGTTGGTAAAGTAGAAAATGTTGATGTATTGAATAATAATGTGGATAAAAGAGTTTTGACCGAACGTTGGAATACTCCCGGAATACCTGCTAAATATAAAGGCATTACCGATTATTCAATAACCAAACCAACTTCACGATTTGTACAGGATTTGAATGAAATAGTTTTTTCATCGGTTAATATCGGATATAACTTCTCAAAAACGAAACTGGTGAAAGAAGGTCCTGTTGAGTATTTAAAAGTATCCTTTAATATGAATGATGTAGCCCGGATAAGTTCGGTGAAACAGGAATTTGGTTTGTCCTATCCACGGGCAAGGGTATTCTCATTTTTAGTACAGGCAAGGTTTTAA
- a CDS encoding FecR domain-containing protein: MSKNNISHLISGYLLGELNENQKKLLEDWVNKSEENRKFFDEICSSKKVSATYFTYKKIDYGKAYQNFLIQTGQQQKRTSITPWLKYAAVALLLIALSLPVVYYSLSDRLNPSETIMPGNSQAVLITDDGTEMVLKSDSAIQIKSGSKLIATNDDGSIHYNKSTDKKATERYNTLIVPRGGEYRVTLADGTKIHLNSASELRYPIDFDSNKREVYLKGEAYFEIAKDSTRPFYVIVDDVKVKQYGTQFNVSTRKEGQVNIVLVEGSVSVLTNNSANEYMLEPSQLASYSSDDQSVDIRKVDVAPYVAWNNGRFIFEDEKLSDIMETLSLWYDVDAEFKNPELEQIRFTGNVSREAPINTILSAIEFSNEVKITVREKNIIINN; the protein is encoded by the coding sequence ATGAGTAAGAATAATATAAGCCATCTTATTTCTGGTTATCTTCTTGGAGAGCTCAATGAGAACCAGAAAAAGTTATTGGAAGATTGGGTTAATAAGTCAGAAGAAAACCGGAAATTTTTTGATGAAATATGTTCGTCAAAAAAGGTGTCAGCAACGTATTTTACCTATAAAAAAATTGACTACGGTAAAGCTTATCAGAATTTTTTGATACAAACCGGACAGCAACAAAAACGTACCTCAATTACTCCATGGCTGAAGTATGCAGCAGTAGCCCTTTTGCTTATTGCTCTTTCTTTGCCTGTTGTTTACTATTCTTTATCCGACAGATTGAACCCCTCAGAAACAATTATGCCCGGAAATTCGCAGGCAGTATTAATTACCGATGACGGAACCGAAATGGTATTGAAAAGCGATTCTGCTATTCAAATAAAATCGGGTAGCAAATTAATTGCCACGAACGATGATGGAAGCATTCACTATAACAAATCAACCGATAAAAAAGCGACCGAGCGCTACAATACACTAATTGTTCCACGCGGAGGAGAATACCGGGTAACGCTGGCCGATGGTACAAAAATTCATTTGAACTCTGCCAGTGAGCTTAGATATCCTATTGACTTTGACTCGAATAAACGAGAGGTTTATTTAAAAGGTGAAGCCTATTTTGAGATTGCGAAAGACAGCACCCGACCTTTTTATGTAATTGTTGACGATGTTAAAGTTAAGCAGTATGGGACGCAATTTAATGTTAGTACCCGGAAGGAGGGTCAGGTTAATATCGTCCTTGTAGAAGGAAGTGTAAGTGTTTTAACCAACAATTCAGCTAACGAATACATGCTCGAACCGTCGCAGCTGGCTAGTTATAGCAGCGATGATCAATCTGTTGATATTAGAAAAGTAGATGTTGCCCCTTATGTTGCATGGAATAACGGGCGTTTCATTTTTGAAGATGAGAAGTTGTCAGATATCATGGAAACACTTTCGTTATGGTATGATGTTGATGCGGAATTCAAAAATCCTGAGCTGGAACAAATCCGGTTTACGGGTAATGTTTCCCGCGAGGCACCAATCAATACGATCTTAAGTGCGATCGAGTTTTCAAATGAAGTTAAGATAACTGTTCGCGAAAAAAATATAATAATTAATAACTAA
- a CDS encoding RagB/SusD family nutrient uptake outer membrane protein has protein sequence MKKNKTIIISLLLAIFFTSCNEWLDVSPKTEIKSSDNFSSEQGFKDALTGVYLLMADGSLYGRELTFGMVDVLAQYYTGISQTTHSYYYPAEYAYDNDASISIINGIWGNMYNAIANDNELIANLEMADSTMFTGRNYSLIKGEAHALRAFLHFDVLRLFAPAYSVNPDAKAIPYIKDVSTYVTPMSTVAEVLEDALADLEIAESYLVKDPVIDANTESSTDDVTYERDRGYKFNYYAVKMLQARIYLYKGDYDAAYNAAKEVIDQSHFVWTPESEINTTDPNYRNYVFTEELVFALYDSDLSDSYTSYFTGKTGLYMLDKNYEGLFELNKSGYYGDYRYTYVTTLLANDNIRVSAKLKQPTNGSTAYLYRIPLMRISEAYYIAAECQLNDNNIPAALDFLTAVRIQRNLPDDLSETLSPDEVRDEIYKEYAKEFMCEGQLYYYFKRLNTTHIPIPAVTNGALTYSYEIPNYIFPLPDDEIEYGGRNNE, from the coding sequence ATGAAAAAGAATAAAACGATAATAATTAGCTTATTACTGGCAATATTTTTTACCTCGTGTAATGAGTGGCTTGATGTAAGCCCAAAAACAGAGATAAAGTCAAGCGATAATTTTAGCTCGGAACAAGGTTTTAAAGATGCTTTAACCGGGGTGTATCTGCTAATGGCCGACGGTTCGTTGTATGGCCGTGAACTTACTTTTGGAATGGTGGATGTGCTGGCACAGTACTATACCGGAATTTCCCAAACAACACATTCTTACTATTATCCTGCTGAATATGCGTACGATAACGATGCAAGTATTTCCATTATCAACGGAATATGGGGAAACATGTATAACGCTATTGCAAATGATAATGAATTGATTGCCAATTTAGAGATGGCCGATTCGACCATGTTTACCGGCCGGAATTATAGTCTGATAAAAGGAGAAGCTCATGCATTGAGGGCATTTCTTCATTTTGATGTTTTAAGACTTTTTGCTCCTGCGTATAGTGTAAACCCCGATGCAAAAGCTATTCCTTACATAAAAGATGTGAGTACTTATGTTACTCCAATGTCAACTGTTGCTGAAGTTTTGGAAGATGCTCTTGCTGATTTGGAAATTGCTGAATCGTATTTGGTGAAAGATCCTGTAATAGATGCAAATACAGAAAGTTCAACCGATGATGTAACTTATGAACGCGACCGTGGATATAAGTTCAATTATTATGCGGTAAAGATGTTGCAAGCCCGGATATATTTATATAAAGGTGATTATGACGCAGCTTACAATGCCGCAAAAGAGGTGATTGATCAATCTCATTTTGTATGGACTCCTGAAAGCGAAATCAATACAACTGATCCCAATTATAGAAACTATGTTTTTACCGAAGAACTTGTTTTTGCCTTATACGACAGCGATTTGAGTGATTCTTATACCTCATATTTTACCGGGAAAACAGGATTGTATATGCTGGACAAAAATTATGAAGGGCTATTTGAATTAAATAAGTCGGGGTACTATGGAGATTACCGTTACACCTATGTAACAACCTTGCTTGCCAACGATAACATTCGCGTGTCGGCAAAATTAAAACAACCAACAAACGGATCAACTGCTTATCTATATCGTATTCCGCTTATGCGCATCAGCGAGGCATATTACATTGCTGCTGAATGCCAGTTAAACGACAACAATATTCCGGCTGCACTTGATTTTCTTACAGCCGTTAGAATTCAGCGAAACTTACCCGACGATTTATCGGAAACACTTTCACCGGATGAAGTTAGAGATGAGATTTATAAAGAATATGCCAAAGAGTTTATGTGCGAAGGACAACTCTATTATTATTTCAAAAGGTTGAATACAACACATATTCCGATACCGGCCGTTACAAACGGAGCATTAACATATTCTTACGAAATACCCAATTATATTTTCCCACTGCCTGATGATGAAATTGAATATGGAGGACGAAACAATGAATAG
- a CDS encoding DUF4843 domain-containing protein codes for MNRGLIKILLGVIFLPILFSCEKDQEIEYLLDGKVYFNERTTVSSVEQRVTEKNFSFALQNSALMIDTFKIKVKLMGYLSDNDRSFSAQVVPDSSSAVEGVHYKLLDGVIKANEYVSYLPVVLFRTDDTKEESVSVLLQLTDNGELSPGNSEDIQFRLTWGDILLRPENWPEYFFGSYSNNKYRFAIDVLGLTDWPMTGRVTPEREEGVYTIAEIQHFASELNKAYQEYREANGPIYVNDDAPVLEEIYYGSN; via the coding sequence ATGAATAGAGGATTAATAAAAATATTGCTGGGCGTTATTTTCCTGCCTATACTATTTTCCTGTGAGAAGGATCAGGAGATAGAATATTTGCTTGATGGTAAAGTATACTTTAACGAGCGTACCACCGTATCTTCAGTTGAGCAACGGGTAACAGAGAAGAACTTTTCTTTCGCTTTGCAGAATTCGGCATTAATGATTGATACCTTTAAGATAAAGGTGAAGTTAATGGGCTATTTGTCAGATAACGACAGGTCTTTTTCTGCTCAGGTTGTTCCCGACAGCAGCTCTGCAGTGGAGGGAGTGCATTACAAACTCCTCGATGGTGTAATTAAGGCTAATGAATATGTTTCCTACCTGCCGGTTGTGCTTTTCCGTACCGATGATACAAAGGAAGAGTCAGTATCAGTTTTACTTCAACTAACTGATAATGGAGAGTTGAGCCCCGGCAATTCAGAAGATATACAATTCAGGTTAACATGGGGAGATATTTTATTGCGCCCGGAAAATTGGCCCGAATACTTCTTTGGCAGCTACAGTAATAATAAATACCGGTTTGCGATTGATGTTTTAGGCTTAACCGATTGGCCAATGACGGGGCGTGTTACACCCGAAAGAGAAGAAGGTGTTTACACCATTGCCGAAATACAACATTTTGCCAGTGAACTGAATAAAGCCTATCAGGAATACCGCGAAGCAAACGGCCCAATCTACGTAAACGATGATGCCCCGGTTTTAGAAGAAATCTATTATGGTTCAAATTAG
- the deoC gene encoding deoxyribose-phosphate aldolase, with protein MYTKEQVAQTIDHAVLKPEQTLADLKANAEMCIKNKVFSMCVKPCDIKAAKELLKDSGVKVSCVLSFPHGADATPVKAFQAKQAIEDGTDEIDMVMNIGRFLSGEYDYVRDDIKAVVEVAHQHNILVKVIQESGFLSPEQIAKACELSEKAGADFVKTSTGFGPGGAKPEYIEVMVKTVGDRMQIKPSGGIRDWETAVAFLEQGADRLGIGSTEAVLNGATASGDY; from the coding sequence ATGTATACAAAAGAACAAGTAGCACAGACCATTGACCATGCAGTTTTAAAACCGGAACAAACATTGGCCGATTTGAAAGCGAATGCCGAAATGTGCATTAAAAACAAGGTTTTTAGCATGTGTGTGAAACCTTGCGATATAAAGGCCGCCAAAGAATTGCTGAAAGACAGTGGCGTAAAAGTATCGTGCGTACTTAGTTTTCCGCACGGAGCTGATGCAACGCCGGTGAAAGCATTTCAGGCTAAACAGGCTATTGAAGACGGAACCGATGAGATTGACATGGTGATGAATATTGGCCGTTTTTTATCGGGCGAATACGATTATGTTCGCGACGATATTAAGGCCGTTGTAGAAGTCGCGCATCAGCATAATATTTTAGTAAAGGTTATTCAGGAAAGTGGTTTCTTGTCGCCGGAACAAATTGCCAAAGCTTGCGAGCTGTCGGAAAAAGCAGGTGCCGATTTTGTAAAAACATCCACAGGATTCGGACCGGGTGGTGCCAAACCTGAATACATTGAGGTGATGGTAAAAACCGTTGGCGATAGAATGCAGATAAAACCTTCGGGCGGTATCCGCGACTGGGAAACAGCAGTTGCCTTTTTGGAGCAGGGTGCCGATCGTTTGGGAATTGGTTCAACAGAAGCAGTGCTTAACGGTGCCACAGCAAGCGGCGATTATTAG
- a CDS encoding DUF2007 domain-containing protein, with translation MNEKDRIVKLYTGDEVTVQHLKQELEAAGIVTLVKDGYNQGNAAGFVGGTPSVIELLVNEKDLSRAQEILKTIQGA, from the coding sequence ATGAATGAGAAAGATAGAATTGTAAAACTTTACACCGGAGACGAAGTAACCGTGCAGCACTTAAAGCAGGAATTGGAAGCCGCTGGAATTGTAACATTGGTAAAAGATGGTTATAACCAGGGAAATGCTGCCGGGTTTGTTGGCGGAACGCCTTCAGTAATTGAACTTTTAGTTAATGAAAAAGATTTGTCGCGGGCGCAGGAAATTCTAAAAACAATACAGGGAGCGTAA
- a CDS encoding TonB-dependent receptor produces the protein MKRLSLMLLLQLMAVIAFGQINLTGVVKGDGEALAGASVVIEKSFYGVSTQANGSFEFKNLKPGNYTLLVSFIGFEPQKIDLQLSASKNIEVDLKPNVIMTDEVLISATRAGNKTPVAYSNVSSDEISKMNMGQDIPYLLQLTPSFVATSDAGAGVGYTNFRIRGTDLNRINVSIDGIPISESESHGTWFVDMPDLASSLENVQVQRGVGTSANGAAAFGGSIDLQTNTLNKDPYSEYRISYGSFNTLKNTIAAGTGLMNGKFTFDVRLSKLKSDGFIDRASSDLKSFFVSGGYYTKKSVLKINVFSGLEETYQSWWGVPSVRLNNDMEGMQEYENNWLYTPEQTQHMINSDSRTYNYYTYDNQIDHYQQDYYHLHFSHQFNEYLHLNTGLHYRRGHGYYENYKAGEDLKKDYNIPYPVVGNDTVFSSDVVNRKWLDNDFYGLVFALTHKKDRVDFTLGGGWNTYDGDHFGNVIWAQYLGDVAPNYEWYRGNGLKKDFNVYGKFSYQLAEQINVYADLQYRNINYKITGINDDLRDISQEHDFNFFNPKLGIFYQPTDNQKLYVSFAVANREPNRDNFVDADPNGKQPVHETLHDWEMGYNFQSSNFTAGANLYYMNYKDQLVLTGEINDVGGVIMLNVDKSYRAGLELQTGWKISRNLQWNANATFSKNKIKDFIEYVDDWDTGGQQVFELGTTDLAFSPNFIGNSQILFTPAKNFSISLISNYVGKQYIDNTSNNNRVLDAYFLNNLKVDYNIKTGFFDEIVLHCMVNNLFNEKYESNAWVYSYYLGGERYKQDGYFTQAGTNFLVGIDFKF, from the coding sequence ATGAAAAGACTTAGTTTGATGCTGCTGTTGCAATTGATGGCAGTAATTGCTTTCGGGCAAATTAATTTAACAGGCGTTGTTAAAGGAGATGGAGAAGCTTTGGCTGGTGCCAGCGTAGTAATCGAGAAATCGTTTTATGGCGTATCAACCCAGGCCAACGGAAGTTTTGAATTCAAAAACCTAAAACCCGGCAACTACACCCTGCTGGTTTCGTTTATCGGTTTCGAACCACAAAAAATCGATCTTCAACTTTCGGCAAGTAAAAACATTGAAGTTGATCTGAAACCCAACGTTATTATGACCGACGAGGTGCTGATTTCAGCTACACGTGCAGGCAATAAAACACCGGTAGCTTACAGCAATGTAAGCAGCGACGAGATTTCCAAAATGAACATGGGACAAGACATTCCGTATCTGTTGCAACTTACACCGTCGTTTGTGGCAACCTCCGATGCAGGCGCCGGAGTGGGTTACACCAATTTCAGAATTCGCGGAACAGATTTAAACCGTATTAATGTCAGTATCGATGGAATACCAATTTCGGAATCGGAATCGCACGGAACCTGGTTTGTTGATATGCCGGACTTGGCTTCATCTCTTGAAAATGTACAGGTTCAGCGAGGAGTTGGAACTTCTGCGAACGGTGCTGCAGCATTTGGCGGATCTATCGATCTGCAAACCAATACGCTAAACAAAGATCCTTATTCGGAATACCGCATATCGTATGGTTCGTTTAATACCTTAAAAAACACGATTGCAGCAGGTACCGGATTAATGAATGGAAAGTTTACATTTGATGTTCGTTTAAGTAAATTAAAATCTGATGGTTTTATCGACCGTGCCAGTTCCGACTTAAAATCCTTCTTTGTTTCAGGAGGCTACTACACCAAAAAGTCGGTTCTTAAAATCAATGTTTTCTCGGGGTTGGAAGAAACTTACCAGTCGTGGTGGGGCGTTCCTTCAGTACGTTTAAATAACGATATGGAAGGAATGCAAGAATACGAAAACAACTGGCTTTATACTCCCGAGCAAACCCAACACATGATTAACTCCGACAGCCGTACTTACAATTATTATACTTACGACAATCAGATTGATCATTATCAACAGGATTATTATCACCTGCATTTCTCGCACCAGTTTAACGAATACCTGCACCTCAATACAGGACTTCATTATCGACGAGGACATGGATATTACGAAAATTATAAAGCCGGTGAAGATTTAAAAAAGGATTACAATATTCCATATCCTGTTGTAGGTAACGACACCGTTTTTTCATCGGATGTAGTTAACCGAAAATGGCTCGACAATGATTTTTACGGCCTTGTTTTCGCACTGACTCATAAAAAAGACCGCGTTGACTTTACTTTGGGTGGCGGCTGGAACACCTATGATGGCGATCACTTTGGAAATGTAATTTGGGCGCAATATTTAGGCGATGTGGCTCCCAACTACGAGTGGTACCGTGGCAATGGGTTGAAAAAAGATTTTAACGTATACGGAAAGTTCAGTTACCAATTGGCAGAACAAATAAACGTTTATGCCGACTTGCAATACCGCAATATCAACTATAAAATTACGGGTATCAATGACGATTTGAGAGACATTAGCCAAGAGCATGACTTTAACTTCTTTAATCCAAAACTGGGAATATTCTACCAGCCAACGGATAATCAAAAACTGTATGTATCGTTTGCGGTAGCCAACCGCGAACCTAACCGCGACAATTTTGTAGATGCTGACCCGAATGGAAAACAGCCGGTACACGAAACCTTGCACGACTGGGAAATGGGTTATAACTTTCAATCGTCGAACTTTACGGCAGGCGCCAATTTGTATTATATGAACTACAAAGACCAACTAGTTTTAACCGGCGAGATAAATGATGTAGGTGGCGTAATTATGCTAAACGTTGACAAAAGTTACCGCGCAGGATTGGAGCTGCAAACTGGTTGGAAAATCTCACGCAATTTACAATGGAATGCCAATGCAACCTTTAGCAAAAACAAAATAAAAGATTTTATAGAATATGTTGACGACTGGGATACCGGCGGGCAACAAGTGTTTGAACTGGGAACTACCGATTTGGCTTTTTCGCCCAACTTTATCGGGAACAGCCAAATACTGTTTACGCCTGCTAAAAATTTTTCAATTAGCTTGATTTCTAATTATGTTGGGAAACAATATATCGACAACACATCAAACAACAACAGAGTGCTTGATGCCTATTTTCTAAACAATCTAAAAGTTGATTATAATATTAAAACGGGTTTCTTCGATGAAATTGTCTTACACTGCATGGTGAACAACCTTTTTAACGAAAAATATGAATCGAATGCCTGGGTTTATTCTTACTATCTGGGTGGAGAACGTTACAAACAAGATGGTTATTTTACTCAGGCGGGAACCAACTTTTTAGTTGGGATAGATTTCAAATTCTGA